From the Exiguobacterium marinum DSM 16307 genome, the window GATAAATTGTGTCACAAGCATTTGTTTCAAAAATTTCAAAAAAAGATGAAACCTTATTTCAAACAAGCCCGTAGAAGGGGATGTAGGAAGCACACTAACACATTTAAAAGAAAGCTAGGTGACAACATGTTATCCGTACAGAATGTTCACAAGAAAATGGGAAAAGCGACGGTTTTGACGAATGTCAGTTTTGATGTCGTTCCAGGTGAGATTTTTGGTTTTCTAGGCCCAAACGGCGCGGGGAAGACAACAACGATACGTATTATCACAGGTCTCATGCCGGCCACTCACGGGACCGTAACCGTCGACGGATATGACGTCGCGAACAGTCGCCAAGAGGCGCTGAGCCGAATCGGTGCCATCGTCGAGAATCCGGCGTTTTACCCGTACATGACAGGACGAGAAAACTTGATTCATGCCATGAACTTGATCCCGAATTTGAAAAAAGTCGACTTGAACGCGCTCGGCGCACTCGTCGGTCTCGACGGAAAACTCGAGATGAAAGTGAAACAGTACTCGCTCGGGATGAAGCAACGTCTCGGGATTGCCCGTGCTTTGTTGCATAATCCAAAAGTTCTCATTTTAGATGAGCCGACGAACGGTCTCGACCCAGCTGGAATCGCCGACCTTCGGAATTACTTACGCCACCTCGCTGACCATCGCGGGATCGCCATCCTCATCTCAAGTCATTTGTTGAGTG encodes:
- a CDS encoding ABC transporter ATP-binding protein, producing MLSVQNVHKKMGKATVLTNVSFDVVPGEIFGFLGPNGAGKTTTIRIITGLMPATHGTVTVDGYDVANSRQEALSRIGAIVENPAFYPYMTGRENLIHAMNLIPNLKKVDLNALGALVGLDGKLEMKVKQYSLGMKQRLGIARALLHNPKVLILDEPTNGLDPAGIADLRNYLRHLADHRGIAILISSHLLSEMELITDRFAIIDQGQIKSVEDGQTKAESVILCKVAKEQMNDALDVAALAFDDVKIVQQSAESFIVPRQETDIPILLKQLIERDIAVYQIGMKHESLEEQFLKLTKKEGGTNNAFITQQ